From the genome of Salvelinus alpinus chromosome 19, SLU_Salpinus.1, whole genome shotgun sequence, one region includes:
- the dhx37 gene encoding probable ATP-dependent RNA helicase DHX37 — MGRLRKRHNWKGREQNETHPPPEAKEEGKTVVVELKDGANLKGVDECNALVLPATKAKKKRGIEKALTKKQPLTKKQRKHLQKVLEVKEKKAKRVDILAKLAEVQLPDSELKLLYTTSKLGTGDKQYQTKQTPDEVDEGASGPRISSLSGANRKRKRRAREEVKAEEESSDLDSSDEEMDNGGMGNRRVEATNVSESKEPASACQEKEVEEVKKEKKEEKKETSEESGPARASSKKPSEPAIFISVDRLPEMQEARLRLPVLAEEQVIMEAVRENHFVVLCGETGSGKTTQVPQFLYEAGYASGTGIIGVTEPRRVAAVSMSHRVAKEMNLSTRVVSYQIRYEGNVTSDTKIKFMTDGVLLKEIQKDFLLQRYSVIIIDEAHERSVYTDILIGLLSRIVPLRNKKGHPMKLIVMSATLRVEDFTENRKLFPTPPPVIKVEARQFPVSVHFNKRTPLEDYAGEVFRKTCKIHRMLPPGGILVFLTGQAEVHSVCRRLRRAFPFRRGNTATGEGEEAATDSSDEMKKFKKAKHKRTVSLPRIDLDNYSALPVDEGDEDRLAGIDDEGSDLELGDDAADTEEKADPSLPLYVLPLYSLLAPEQQAKVFRPPPHGARLCVVATNVAETSLTIPGIKYVVDCGRVKKRFYDRVTGVSCFKVSWTSQASANQRAGRAGRTEPGHCYRLYSSAVFGDFSLFSEAEITRRPVEDLVLQMKDLNIDKVVNFPFPTTPSAEALVAAEQLLVSLGALEEPPRTGRVKEMERARLSCPISPLGRAMASFPVSPRYAKMLALGKQQDCLPYVIAVVAAMTVREIFEDLDRPAGSEDESSKLAQRRARLAQMRRLWAGQGASLLLGDLMVLLGAVGACEFAGCTFKFCEENGLRYKAMLEIRRLRGQLTNAVNSVCPEVGVFVDCKMAPPTESQVVCLRQIVLAGLGDHLARRVQQEELLDLKWRNAYKTPLLDEPVYIHPSSALFKTLPQFVVYQEVLETTKMYMRGVSAVEPEWVPQLLTQYCHFGSPLETPLPWLCASTGRVKCHCTSTFFRCGWQLPAIEMDYPDGLERYKLFARFLLEGQVCPKLKQHSSYLLSNPSIMMKTWAKLQPRTEALLGALVSERVDCRDVLLSSWKNNDKFLLTAYCQWIPEAKHQDVAKSWPPI, encoded by the exons ATGGGACGACTGAGGAAGAGGCACAACTGGAAGGGACGGGAGCAGAACGAGACACATCCACCTCCAGAGGCCAAGGAGGAGGGGAAGACTGTTGTAGTGGAACTCAAAG ACGGGGCCAACCTAAAGGGGGTGGACGAGTGCAATGCCCTGGTCCTCCCAGCCACCAAAGCCAAGAAGAAGAGGGGCATTGAGAAGGCCCTTACTAAGAAACAGCCCCTTACCAAGAAACAGAGGAAACATCTACAAAAAGTCCTGGAGGTCAAAGAGAAGAAAGCCAAG AGAGTAGACATCCTGGCCAAACTGGCTGAAGTGCAGCTGCCTGACTCTGAGCTGAAGCTGCTCTACACCACCTCCAAATTGGGCACAGGAGACAAGCAGTACCAGACCAAACA GACTCCTGATGAGGTAGATGAAGGAGCATCAGGGCCCAGGATCAGCAGCCTGAGTGGAGCCAACAGGAAGAGGAAACGAAGAGCACGGGAGGAAGTGAAGGCAGAAGAGGAGAGTAGTGATTTGGACTCATCTGATGAAGAGATGGATAATGGAGGGATGGGAAATAGAAGGGTGGAGGCCACTAATGTCTCAGAATCTAAAGAGCCAGCCTCTGCCTGTCAGGAGAAAgaggtggaagaggtgaaaaaggAAAAGAAAGAAGAGAAAAAGGAGACGAGCGAGGAGTCGGGCCCTGCCCGGGCTTCCAGTAAAAAGCCATCCGAGCCAGCAATCTTCATCTCCGTGGACAGACTGCCAGAGATGCAG GAGGCCCGTCTGAGGCTGCCAGTGCTGGCTGAGGAGCAAGTGATCATGGAGGCGGTGAGAGAGAACCATTTTGTCGTTCTGTGTGGAGAGACAGGAAGTGGTAAAACCACCCAGGTACCCCAGTTCTTGTACGAGGCTGGATatgccag TGGCACTGGAATCATTGGTGTGACAGAGCCTAGGAGAGTGGCAGCTGTCAGTATGTCCCACAGAGTGGCCAAAGAGATGAACCTGTCTAcacg GGTAGTTTCGTACCAGATCCGTTATGAGGGGAATGTGACCAGTGACACCAAGATCAAGTTCATGACAGACGGAGTCCTGCTGAAGGAGATTCAGAAG gacTTCCTGCTCCAGAGGTACAGTGTGATCATCATAGATGAGGCCCATGAGAGGAGTGTGTACACAGACATCCTGATTGGCCTACTGTCACGCATCGTACCACTCAGAAacaag AAAGGCCACCCCATGAAGCTGATAGTGATGTCAGCTACACTGCGTGTGGAGGACTTCACAGAAAACAGGAAGCtgtttcctactcctcctcccgtCATCAAGGTGGAGGCCCGTCAGTTCCCTGTAAGCGTCCACTTTAACAAACGGACTCCTCTGGAGGACTACGCTGGAGAGGTGTTCCGCAAGACCTGTAAGATCCACCGCATGCTGCCCCCTGGGGGTATCCTGGTGTTCCTAACGGGTCAGGCTGAGGTCCACTCTGTCTGCAGGAGACTGAGGAGGGCCTTCCCTTTCAGGAGGGGCAACACAGCTACTG gtgagggagaggaggcagCAACAGACTCCTCAGATGAGATGAAGAAGTTTAAGAAAGCCAAACATAAGAGAACTGTG TCCCTGCCCCGTATTGACCTGGATAACTACTCAGCGTTGCCGGTGGATGAGGGGGACGAGGACCGTCTGGCGGGGATAGATGATGAGGGGTCAGACCTGGAACTAGGAGACGACGCTGCAGACACAG AGGAGAAGGCGGACCCGTCCCTCCCTCTTTATGTcctccccctctactctctcctggCTCCAGAGCAGCAGGCCAAG GTGTTCCGGCCCCCTCCTCATGGTGCACGTCTGTGTGTCGTGGCTACCAATGTAGCAGAAACCTCTCTAACCATCCCGGGGATAAAGTATGTGGTCGACTGCGGTCGGGTCAAGAAGCGCTTCTACGACCGCGTCACAGGGGTCTCCTGCTTCAAGGTCTCCTGGACCTCACAGGCCTCAGCCAATCAGAGGGCAGGCCGGGCAGGCCGTACCGAACCTGGACACTGCTATAG GCTGTACTCATCAGCGGTGTTTGGAGACTTCAGTCTGTTCTCGGAGGCAGAGATCACCCGCAGGCCAGTTGAGGACCTGGTATTACAGATGAAGGACCTTAACATAGACAAG GTGGTCAACTTCCCATTCCCCACAACTCCCTCAGCTGAGGCGCTGGTGGCAGCAGAACAGTTACTGGTTTCACTGGGAGCACTAGAGGAGCCGCCGCGCACCGGACG GGTTAAGGAGATGGAGCGAGCGCGTCTGAGCTGTCCCATCAGCCCCTTGGGCAGGGCAATGGCGTCGTTCCCCGTGTCACCACGCTACGCTAAGATGCTGGCGCTAGGGAAGCAGCAGGACTGTCTGCCTTACGTCATCGCTGTGGTGGCCGCCATGACGGTCCGGGAGATCTTTGAGGATCTGGACAg ACCTGCTGGTAGTGAGGATGAGAGCTCCAAGCTGGCCCAGCGTCGAGCCCGGCTGGCCCAGATGAGGAGGCTGTGGGCTGGGCAGGGAGCCTCTCTACTGCTGGGGGACCTCATGGTCCTGCTGG GTGCTGTGGGTGCGTGTGAGTTTGCTGGCTGCACTTTTAAATTCTGTGAGGAGAATGGACTGAGGTATAAAGCCATGCTGGAGATCAGACGACTTAGAGGACAGCTCACCaacgcag TGAACTCAGTGTGTCCAGAGGTGGGTGTGTTTGTGGACTGTAAGATGGCTCCACctactgagagccaggtggtgTGTTTACGTCAGATAGTGCTGGCGGGACTGGGAGACCACCTCGCCAGACGGGTACAGCAAGAGGAACTACTAGACCTAAAATGGAGGAATGCATACAAG ACCCCACTCCTGGATGAGCCAGTCTACATCCACCCCTCCTCAGCCCTGTTTAAAACGCTACCTCAGTTTGTGGTCTATCAGGAGGTCTTGGAGACCACCAAAATGTACATGAGAG GTGTGTCAGCGGTAGAACCAGAGTGGGTTCCCCAGCTCCTCACCCAGTACTGCCATTTTGGATCTCCTCTGGAGACCCCGTTGCCATGGCTCTGTGCCTCTACAGGCAGGGTCAAATGTCACTGTACCAGCACCTTTT TCCGATGTGGCTGGCAGCTTCCTGCTATAGAGATGGATTACCCAGATGGCCTGGAGCGATACAAACTGTTTGCCAGGTTCCTTCTGGAAGGACAG GTCTGCCCTAAATTGAAGCAGCACAGCAGTTATCTTCTCTCAAACCCTTCCATCATGATGAAGACCTGGGCAAA ACTCCAGCCCAGGACTGAGGCTCTGCTGGGAGCTTTGGTGTCAGAGAGAGTGGACTGCAGAGACGTACTGCTCTCATCTTGGAAGAACAACGACAAAT TCCTCTTGACTGCGTACTGCCAGTGGATCCCTGAAGCTAAGCACCAAGACGTGGCCAAGAGCTGGCCTCCCATCTGA